From the Vicinamibacterales bacterium genome, the window CCCGACGGCAAGGCGCGGCGGACGGTCGGCCGGCGTTGGATCCTGCTGGCGATCGTGCTGGTGCTGCTGGCGGCGGCCATCATCGCGATCGCCGTGCTGGCACATACGCCCGCCAGCGTGCTGACCGAACGCGATCCGGTGTTGCTCGCCTTCGAGAACCGGACGGGCGACGCCGTGTTCGACGAGACAATCCCGCTGGCGCTGTCGATCCAGCTGGAACAGTCTCCCTATCTGGGCCTGCTGTCGCCCGAGCGCGTCCACGAAGTGCTGCGCATGATGAAGCGGCCGCCGGAGACGCTGCTGACGCGCGAAGTCGGCTTGGAGGTCTGCGAGCGGGTAGGTGGACGGGCGCTCATCGTCACGTCGATCAGCCGGCTGGGCCCGCAGTACGTCATCGGTCTCGAGGCGGTCGCCTGCGGCACCAGCGCCGTGCTCGCCAGGCAACAGGCGACGACCGTGCGCAAACAAGACGTGCTCGGTGCGCTGCAGCGCGCGGCCGGCCAAATCCGCCTCGCCGTTGGAGAGTCGCCCGCGTCTCTCGAGCGCTACAACGTGCCGATCGTCGAGGCCACGACCGCTTCGCTGGAGGCGCTCCGGGCGGTGCGCCGGGGCGACATGGCGAAGGAGCGGGGACAAGTGGATCTGGCCCTCGGGTTCTACCGGGACGCCGTGTCGCTGGATCCGGATTTTGCGCTCGCCTACAGCCGCCTGGGAACCGTCACCAGCGCCGAAGCCGAAGGCTTCTCGGCATTCGAGAAGGCGTACGCGCTCCGGCAGCGCGTCACGGTGCCCGAGCGGCTGGAAATCGAGGCGTCGTATCACAAGTACGTGACAGGTGAGCGAGCGAAGGTGGTCGAGGCACTGGAGTTGCTCAGGCGCTCGTACCCGCGGCGCGCGATGGTTCGTCGCGGATTGGTCGATGAATACACGCAAAGCGGACGATACGACGCGGCGCTGGCCGAAGCCCTCCAGGCGCTGGGCGTCGAACCGAAGAGCACGATGAACCTGGTTGCCGTGGCCAGGGCACATCTCTACCTGAACCAACTCGTCGAAGCCAGACACGCCGCCGAGGCGGCGATCGCCAACGGCGGGGCCACGCCGAGAATCCATATCATCCTGTTCCAATGTGCGCTCGCGGCCAATGACGAGGCCTTGCTGGCACGGGAGCGCGGCTGGGCGGCCGGGCATCCCGAGGCGGCCGGTAGTTGGCTGGACGTCGAGGCCGAGGAGTCGGTGAATCGCGGCCGTCTCGGTGATGCCATCGACCAGTTGCAGCAAATCGAGCGGCTGGCCGACACGAGCGGTGCTCCAGAGGGCGCGGCGATGTACCGGCTCCGGATCGCCAGGTACGAAGCGTTGTGTGGACTCGGGGCACGGGCCATGCAACGCGTCGACGCCGAACTCGCACACAACATCGGCCCCGATCGGACGATCGACGCGGTCAAGGTGGCCATCTCCGCCGGGGCATTCGGTCGGGCCGAGAGCCTACTGGACCAGCTCGAGCGCAGGGGTCGGCCGGGCGCGTCGGAGCCCGGCGCGACGCTCGCGCGCGCGTACCGGGCAGCCATTGCCGCCAGCCGTGGCAGGGCGAAACAGGCGATCGAATTGCTCGCGCCGCTGCAACCCTTCGAACTGGGACTCGCCTACGGGTTCATTCCGCTCTTCGAGCGGGCGCACGCACACTACCTCGTCGGCGACTGGCCGAAGGCCCGCCTCGCGTACGAAACGATCCTCGCTCATTCCACCGTCGACTCCGGTCGCAAGCTGCTGCCCTTCGCTGAGCTCGGCCTGGCGCGCACGCTGGCCCGCGCGGGCGACGTGGCGGGCAGCCGCCGCACCTACGATCAGTTCTTCGAACGGTGGCGCCAGGCGGATCCCGATCTGCCTGTGCTGCTCGAAGCCCGTCGCGAGTACGCGGCGTTGCCGAAGTAGCGGGGCCGCAGGGCAAAGCGATCCCCCCGCGACTGTGCTCATGGTTCGGCGTTGCCGGGGAGGTCGCTGTCCAGCGCGTCGCGCACCTTGCGTGCCAGGTCGGCCTCGCTGAACGGTTTGCTGATGAACCTCATGCCGGGGTCGAGGACGCCGTGATGAACGATGGCGTTGTCCGTGTACCCCGACATGTAGAGGACCCGCATGGACGGCCGCACCTTCTGGAGGCGCTCGGCCAACTGGCGCCCGCTCATCTGCGGCATCACGACGTCGGTCACCAGCAGATCGATCTCGCCACGG encodes:
- a CDS encoding winged helix-turn-helix domain-containing protein, coding for MPSDTPLNVPRLHPFTLGDWLVEPKACRVSRGDIVVKLRPQLADLLLCLARHAGEIALKDEILAEVWPGQYIAESGLSRCVAELRQILQDDAQQPRFIETFPKRGYRLIAPVVWLDREPQEGAAPKEAPPGPDPAARTPDIGTPPPEVEEPDGKARRTVGRRWILLAIVLVLLAAAIIAIAVLAHTPASVLTERDPVLLAFENRTGDAVFDETIPLALSIQLEQSPYLGLLSPERVHEVLRMMKRPPETLLTREVGLEVCERVGGRALIVTSISRLGPQYVIGLEAVACGTSAVLARQQATTVRKQDVLGALQRAAGQIRLAVGESPASLERYNVPIVEATTASLEALRAVRRGDMAKERGQVDLALGFYRDAVSLDPDFALAYSRLGTVTSAEAEGFSAFEKAYALRQRVTVPERLEIEASYHKYVTGERAKVVEALELLRRSYPRRAMVRRGLVDEYTQSGRYDAALAEALQALGVEPKSTMNLVAVARAHLYLNQLVEARHAAEAAIANGGATPRIHIILFQCALAANDEALLARERGWAAGHPEAAGSWLDVEAEESVNRGRLGDAIDQLQQIERLADTSGAPEGAAMYRLRIARYEALCGLGARAMQRVDAELAHNIGPDRTIDAVKVAISAGAFGRAESLLDQLERRGRPGASEPGATLARAYRAAIAASRGRAKQAIELLAPLQPFELGLAYGFIPLFERAHAHYLVGDWPKARLAYETILAHSTVDSGRKLLPFAELGLARTLARAGDVAGSRRTYDQFFERWRQADPDLPVLLEARREYAALPK